The following are from one region of the Halodesulfurarchaeum sp. HSR-GB genome:
- a CDS encoding cyclase family protein, protein MQDLSHRFETDMPTFPGDPGVQVSPVKTIEQDGYRVTGFEGTSHAGTHIDAPSHTEPEGKPLADLPVERFVFDAVRVDCRDLNAREPIPPERVPETEADCVVFQTGWDEFWGTDHYLDHPYLAPETARRCAARNLAVGTDTLNPDPSPSPNRDQAEPEGYQAHHALLGSGLLIIENLTNLESVPERFELHAQPLPLGTDGAPVRAVAVQRE, encoded by the coding sequence GTGCAGGACCTCTCTCACCGATTCGAGACCGACATGCCGACGTTTCCCGGCGATCCCGGGGTTCAGGTGTCGCCGGTGAAGACTATCGAGCAGGACGGCTACCGGGTGACCGGGTTCGAGGGGACCAGCCACGCCGGGACCCACATCGACGCACCCTCGCACACCGAACCAGAGGGGAAGCCCCTCGCTGACTTGCCGGTCGAACGGTTCGTCTTCGACGCGGTTCGCGTCGATTGTCGTGACCTGAATGCCAGGGAGCCAATTCCGCCCGAACGCGTCCCGGAAACCGAGGCCGACTGTGTGGTCTTCCAAACTGGCTGGGACGAGTTCTGGGGGACCGACCACTACCTCGATCACCCGTATCTGGCCCCCGAGACGGCCCGCCGATGTGCGGCGCGGAATCTCGCAGTCGGGACGGACACGCTCAACCCGGATCCGTCCCCGTCACCGAATCGCGACCAAGCGGAGCCCGAAGGCTATCAGGCCCACCACGCGCTTCTGGGATCCGGGCTGCTGATCATCGAGAACCTCACCAACCTCGAATCGGTCCCCGAGCGGTTCGAGTTGCACGCCCAGCCGCTTCCGCTGGGGACTGACGGCGCACCAGTTCGGGCCGTCGCAGTCCAGCGGGAGTGA
- a CDS encoding acylphosphatase, whose protein sequence is MTDRQRAHVFVSGRVQGVFFRATTRDQAQERDVDGWVKNLPDGRVEAVFEGSEAAVDGMIEWCHEGSPAANVEAVDVRWADPQGIEGFEIKR, encoded by the coding sequence ATGACCGATCGCCAGCGAGCGCACGTCTTCGTGTCCGGACGGGTGCAGGGTGTCTTCTTCCGGGCCACCACTCGCGACCAGGCCCAGGAGCGAGACGTCGACGGCTGGGTGAAGAACCTCCCGGACGGACGAGTCGAAGCCGTCTTCGAGGGTTCAGAAGCGGCCGTAGATGGCATGATCGAGTGGTGTCACGAGGGGAGCCCTGCGGCGAACGTCGAGGCCGTGGACGTTCGCTGGGCGGACCCACAGGGAATCGAGGGCTTCGAGATCAAACGATAG